Proteins co-encoded in one Setaria viridis chromosome 9, Setaria_viridis_v4.0, whole genome shotgun sequence genomic window:
- the LOC117837158 gene encoding uncharacterized protein — protein MGPRRRRLSSPAPADLPDDLLWEVLLRLPPLPSPLLRASLVCHRWRHLATDPAFLRRFRAFHRRNAPLLGFFRYSSECAYFTPLMDPPDRIPAARFRLPWQARGEHCGFFGCRHGLALILNRTRKEVVVWNPVSGDHSHVRFPRGDIVFGAAVLRPAGFNHDLGQSSPFELVLLCSRLRASRLTPLVARIYRWESGKWVTTGSAAALTAMPWSSVVGPSVMVGNTLCWLIGGVICTDIF, from the coding sequence atgggcccccgccgccgccgcctctcctcgccggcgcccgcggacCTGCCGGACGACCTCCTCTGGGaggtcctcctccgcctcccgccgctcccGTCCCCCCTCCTCCGCGCCTCCCTCGTCTGCCACCGCTGGCGCCACCTCGCCACCGATCCCGCCTTCCTCCGTCGCTTCCGTGCGTTCCACCGGCGGAACGCCCCCCTCCTCGGCTTCTTCCGATACAGCAGCGAATGCGCCTACTTCACCCCCCTGATGGATCCGCCCGACCGCATCCCCGCCGCGCGCTTCCGTCTGCCGTGGCAGGCCCGCGGCGAGCACTGCGGCTTCTTCGGCTGCCGCCACGGCCTCGCCCTCATCCTCAACAGGACGCGGAAGGAGGTCGTCGTCTGGAACCCCGTCAGCGGAGACCACAGCCACGTGCGCTTCCCACGGGGTGACATCGTCTTCGGAGCGGCGGTGCTGCGCCCTGCCGGCTTCAACCACGACCTCGGCCAATCGAGCCCCTTCGAATTGGTCTTGCTGTGCAGCAGGCTCCGCGCCTCCCGCCTCACGCCGCTGGTTGCGCGCATCTACAGATGGGAATCCGGCAAGTGGGTCACTACAGGCTCTGCAGCAGCGCTCACGGCCATGCCATGGAGTTCTGTGGTTGGGCCAAGCGTCATGGTTGGGAACACTCTTTGCTGGTTGATCGGTGGAGTAATTTGTACTGACATTTTCTAG
- the LOC117835550 gene encoding brassinosteroid LRR receptor kinase BRL2: protein MPTMDMLHVLLLLSSIYVSSSVFTPVVVVAATDAEALLRFKASIQKDPGGALSSWQQSGSDGPCSWHGVGCDDGGDGRVTRLDLAGGGLVAGRASLAALSAIDTLQHLNLSGNGALRADAADLLNLTRALRTLDFSYGGLGGVLPGDLLARYPNLTDVRLSRNNLTGVFPESLLASAPTSIRSFDVSGNNLSGDISTMSFAETLTLLDLSENRFGGAIPPALSRCAGIATLNLSYNGLTGSIPEAVAGIAGLEVFDVSSNHLTGAIPDSIGNACASLEVLKVSSNNISGPIPDSLSSCHALRLLDAANNKLTGAIPAAVLGNLTSLESLLLSNNFISGSLPGTIASCTNLRVADFSSNKISGALPAELCSPGAAALEELRMPDNMVTGAIPPGLANCSRLRVIDFSINYLRGPIPPELGQLRGLEKLVMWFNGLEGRIPAELGQCRGLRTLILNNNFIAGDIPVELFNCTGLEWVSLTSNRITGTIRPEFGRLTRLAVLQLANNSLEGAIPKELGNCSSLMWLDLNSNRLTGEIPRRLGRQLGSTPLSGILSGNTLAFVRNVGNSCKGVGGLLEFAGIRPERLLQVPTLKSCDFTRLYSGAAVSGWTRYQTLEYLDLSYNALSGSIPEEFGDMAVLQVLDLARNNLTGGIPASLGRLSNLGVFDVSRNALSGGIPDSFSNLSFLVQIDVSENNLSGEIPQRGQLSTLPASQYAGNPGLCGMPLLPCGPPPRATASSVLAEPDGGRRGAPWGAILAALVAGVVACGLAAACAVVARARRKEAREARMLSSLQDGTRTATVWKLGKAEKEALSINVATFQRQLRRLTFTQLIEATNGFSAGSLVGSGGFGEVFKATLKDGSRVAIKKLIHLSYQGDREFTAEMETLGKIKHRNLVPLLGYCKIGEERLLVYEYMPHGSLEDALHGGGGALRLPWARRRRVARGAARGLCFLHHNCIPHIIHRDMKSSNVLLDADMEARVADFGMARLISALDTHLSVSTLAGTPGYVPPEYYQSFRCTAKGDVYSLGVVFLELLTGRRPTDKEDFGDTNLVGWVKMKVREGAGKEVVDPELVAAAVDGEEREMARFLELALQCVDDFPSKRPNMLQVVATLRELDDAPPSSNEPAQSAACD from the coding sequence ATGCCAACAATGGACATGCTCCACGTCTTGCTCCTCCTATCTTCAATCTACGTGTCATCGTCTGTGTTTACgccagtggtggtggtggcggcgacggacGCGGAGGCGCTCCTCCGGTTCAAGGCCTCCATCCAGAAAGACCCAGGAGGTGCCCTCTCATCATGGCAGCAGAGTGGCAGTGACGGCCCGTGCAGCTGGCACGGCGTTGGgtgcgacgacggcggcgacgggagggtGACGCGgctcgacctcgccggcggcggcctcgtggCCGGGCGCGCGTCGCTCGCCGCGCTGTCCGCCATCGACACGCTCCAACACCTCAACCTGTCCGGCAACGGCGCGCTCCGCGCCGACGCCGCAGACCTGCTCAACCTTACCCGCGCGCTCCGGACGCTGGACTTCTCCtacggcggcctcggcggcgtcctTCCCGGGGACCTGCTGGCGCGCTACCCAAACCTCACCGACGTCCGCCTCTCCCggaacaacctcaccggcgtGTTCCCGGAGTCGCTCCTCGCCAGCGCGCCGACGAGCATCCGGTCCTTCGACGTGTCGGGCAACAACCTCTCCGGCGACATCTCCACGATGTCGTTCGCCGAGACGCTGACGCTGCTCGACCTCTCCGAGAACCGGTTCGGCGGCGCGATCCCGCCGGCGCTGTCGCGCTGCGCGGGGATCGCGACGCTCAACTTGTCGTACAACGGCCTCACCGGGTCGATACCGGAGGCCGTCGCCGGCATCGCCGGGCTCGAAGTGTTCGACGTCTCGTCGAACCACCTCACCGGCGCGATCCCCGATAGCATCGGCAACGCGTGCGCGTCGCTGGAGGTTCTGAAGGTGTCGAGCAACAACATCTCGGGACCCATACCGGACTCGCTGTCGTCGTGCCACGCGCTTCGGCTGCTCGATGCCGCGAATAACAAGCTGACCGGCGCCATCCCGGCCGCGGTGCTCGGCAACCTGACGTCGCTCGAGAGCCTCCTGCTCAGCAACAACTTTATCTCGGGCTCGCTCCCGGGCACGATTGCCTCCTGCACCAACCTCAGGGTCGCCGATTTCAGCAGCAACAAGATCTCCGGTGCGTTGCCGGCGGAGCTCTGCtcgcccggcgcggcggcgctcgaggaGCTCCGGATGCCGGACAACATGGTCACCGGCGCCATCCCGCCGGGGCTGGCCAACTGCTCCCGGCTTAGGGTGATCGACTTCAGCATCAACTACCTACGCGGCCCgatcccgccggagctcggccAGCTCCGCGGCCTCGAGAAGCTGGTGATGTGGTTCAACGGCCTGGAGGGCCGGATCCCAGCTGAGCTGGGGCAATGCAGGGGCCTCCGCACGCTGATcctcaacaacaacttcatcgcCGGCGACATCCCCGTCGAGCTTTTCAACTGCACGGGCCTCGAGTGGGTGTCGCTGACGAGCAACCGGATCACCGGCACCATCCGGCCGGAGTTCGGGCGGCTGACCCGGCTCGCCGTGCTGCAGCTGGCGAACAACAGCCTTGAGGGCGCGATCCCTAAAGAGCTCGGAAACTGCAGCAGCCTCATGTGGCTGGACCTCAACAGCAACCGGCTCACCGGCGAGATCCCGCGGCGTCTCGGCCGGCAGCTCGGGTCGACGCCGCTGAGCGGGATCCTGTCCGGCAACACGCTGGCGTTCGTGCGGAACGTGGGGAACTCGTGCAAGGGCGTCGGCGGGCTGCTGGAGTTCGCCGGGATCCGGCCAGAGCGGCTGCTGCAGGTGCCGACCCTCAAGAGCTGCGACTTCACGCGGCTCTACTCCGGCGCGGCGGTGAGCGGATGGACGAGGTACCAGACACTGGAGTACCTGGATCTGTCGTACAACGCGCTCTCCGGCAGCATCCCCGAGGAGTTCGGCGACATGGCGGTGCTCCAGGTGCTGGACCTGGCGCggaacaacctcaccggcggGATCCCGGCGTCGCTCGGGCGGCTGAGCAACCTCGGCGTTTTCGACGTGTCGCGCAACGCGCTCTCCGGCGGCATCCCGGACTCCTTCTCCAACCTCTCGTTCCTCGTCCAGATCGACGTCTCGGAGAACAACCTCAGCGGCGAGATCCCGCAGCGCGGGCAGCTGAGCACGCTCCCCGCGAGCCAGTACGCGGGCAACCCGGGCCTCTGCGGCATGCCACTGCTCCCGTgcgggccgccgccgagggccaccgcctcctccgtccTGGCGGAGCcggacggcggccggcgcggagccCCGTGGGGCGCGatcctcgccgcgctcgtcgccggcgtggtggcgtgcggcctggcggcggcgtgcgccgtggtggcgcgcgcgcggcggaagGAGGCGCGCGAGGCGCGGATGCTGAGCAGCCTCCAGGACGGGACCCGCACGGCGACGGTCTGGAAGCTGGGCAAGGCGGAGAAGGAGGCGCTGAGCATCAACGTGGCCACTTTCCAGCGTCAGCTCCGGCGTCTCACCTTCACGCAGCTGATCGAGGCGACGAACGGGTTCTCCGCCGGCAGCCTTGTGGGGTCCGGCGGGTTCGGCGAGGTGTTCAAGGCGACGCTCAAGGACGGGTCTCGCGTGGCGATCAAGAAGCTGATCCACCTGAGCTACCAGGGCGACCGCGAGTTCACGGCGGAGATGGAGACGCTGGGCAAGATCAAGCACAGGAACCTTGTCCCCCTGTTGGGCTACTGCAAGATCGGCGAGGAGCGGCTGCTGGTGTACGAGTACATGCCCCACGGCAGCCTCGAGGAcgcgctccacggcggcggcggcgcgctgcgcCTCCCctgggctcgccggcggcgggtggcgcgcggcgccgccagGGGACTCTGCTTCCTCCACCACAACTGCATCCCGCACATCATCCACCGGGACATGAAGTCCAGCAACGTGCTCCTCGACGCCGACATGGAGGCGCGCGTCGCCGACTTCGGCATGGCGCGGCTCATCAGCGCGCTGGACACGCACCTGAGCGTGAGCACGCTGGCGGGGACGCCCGGGTACGTGCCGCCGGAGTACTACCAGAGCTTCCGGTGCACGGCCAAGGGCGACGTCTACTCGCTGGGGGTGGTGTTCCTGGAGCTCCTCACGGGGAGGAGGCCGACGGACAAGGAGGACTTCGGGGACACCAACCTCGTGGGGTGGGTCAAGATGAAGGTTAGGGAGGGCGCCGGGAAGGAGGTCGTCGACCCGGAgctcgtggccgccgccgtggacggggaggagagggagatggcCAGGTTCCTCGAGCTCGCGTTGCAGTGCGTCGACGACTTCCCGTCCAAGCGGCCCAACATGCTGCAGGTGGTCGCCACGCTAAGGGAGCTCGACGACGCACCGCCGTCTTCTAATGAACCAGCACAGTCCGCTGCTTGCGACTGA